acacacacacacaccttgacacacacacaccttgacacacacacacactccttgacacacacacacactccttgacacacacacacactccttgacacacacacacacaccttgacacacacacaccttgacacacacacaccttgacacacacacaccttgctggGGATTACAGAGCCTAGACAAGTTAGGTAAGCAGTATTCCAGTGCTAACTAtatctcaaattcttttttttttttttttgagatagatttcCTATGTAGCCATAGGTAACTTGGAAGTATACAGCCAGGATGGTGATGTACTGGTGATGCTtatgtctcagcttcctgagcaccCAACCAtatagtctgtctgtctgtcagtctttctttcttttttgttattttttggggggtggtttttgagatagggtttctttctataatagtcctggctgtcttggaactcactctgtagaccaggctggcctggaactcagagaaatccacctacttctgcctcccaagttctgggattaaaggcgagcacctcCATGGCCTGATGAGTATTTTTTtacaaagtatttatttatgctgGACATGGTGGATCATGCtgttaatcctagtacttggaaggcagaggcaagtggatctctgtgagttccaagccagcctggtctacacagtgagttccaggacagccaggactgttacacagagaaacccatttcaacaaacaaacaaacaaaagtgtttatttatgtatttacttgttgccctggctggcctagaacttgctgtgtagatcaggttggtctcaaaatctgcctgccgctgcctcccaagtgctggacttcaaggtgtgtgccaccacaactagTTCACATAGTATCTGTATGACAACAAAAATCAGCATTTGGGATAGCATATTTAGTAAGTGCAAAGCCCCCAAACTCAAACAACCAGCCAGACaaccaacaataaacaaaacccaaaaggcCCAGAGAAAAAGGAGTTGACTAAGAAAAAGACTAAAGAAGAGCTGGCcccagggagggagacaggaactAAATACTACCTCCACTACCTCCAGGTCGGTGTGGCAGGTAAGGTGGGCAGTGACAGGCCAGGGTGCTCAGAAAGAGGGCTTAGGTGAGGCGGTGATCGGTGTGAACAAATTAATAAACACGCACATGAACTGTTGATGTTGTTAGGAGGAAGAGAGGGTTGGTGTACTCACTCAGACTCCTGAGAGAGGTGTGCTGTGATGGGCCTGAGGGACTGGTGTGAACACACAGATGTTTCCTCTCACAGCTGTGTGTGAACGGGGACACCTTCCACAAGCTGGGTCCCATGTTCCTTAGAGACAGGGAACTTCCTAGGTCACATCTCCTATTTGGAAAAAGGCTGAGTTCTTGGATCCCTGTCCTAAAACCCTGGGACTCACAGAATAAGGCTCATTCTATTCTTCTGCTATCACAGAGGCCGGGAGGAACCTGGTGTTTCTGTCCCGCTCTTCTATCCCGGCACCAGTCAGcaaacctgttttgttttgtctcagtTCTCCGGAGATCCATCCTTCTTTCCTGGTCCGCACCCTGGCTCTAAAGCCCTTTCTGGGCACACACGTACTCACTCCCCTTTAGACATTTAGAATTTTTGGCCTCGAGGGCacgtttattttatgtgtagttCAGGATTACCAGAGATCTTAGGGGCAGTTCATTCCTGGTTCTTCAAGTACATGGTAGGAGCAGTCATCTGGGTTGGTGGGCTCACTGTACCCATTCTGGAGGCTGCAGTCTCATTGGTGTCTTAGCCAGCAAGCCAAGCTCGTGCCTACCAGACATACAGCGGAGACGGGAGCTGGGAATGGGTGCCCCAGGATGAGGCAGTCAGACAGTTGGACAACACAGAGCAGTTAATAGTTCACTCTTCACGTGTTGGTGAAGGACAGCTGGGCTGCAGGTTCCTCCACAGAAGCTGCAGCCACTCCCCCTGACGtctgccctcccccacctcacctgAGTGATGCAGGTCTTGGTGTCAGGGGTGACAGGAGGTGCTCCCTGCCACCGCTAATCCAGTAATTCCTTGATACACCAGCAACAGAGGAGGACATAGGCTACTTCTTTCAGAGTTCGCTGTAAGCCCTCCCACCCTGTGCCCATCTTAATGACAGGCACCTGGAAACCGGTGCCTCGAAGGACATTTcccagggaggagggcagggcctGGGTTAGGGGTTGCATTGGTGGCTTCATGTGAACAGCAGCCCAGTGGAAGGGTGTGGTGCTGCCTTTGGGGCCTTTTATCCACTGTCCCCACCCCCTCAGGCCTCATGACTAAGGACAAAGGCTCTGGGGTCTAGCAAAAGATGGTTCTGGGCCTTGGAACAGGCTGAGTCAGCCCTACAGACAGGGGTAGTGGTTGTTAGAAGGGAGGGCTTGGCTATTCCATCTTCCAACCTCCACAGCCAGGAGAGCCTAATTCCCTCTGCGCAGGCAGTCCACTGCCTGGTTTCCTACTCCCAACGGTTGGTATCCTCGGTCTTGCTGCCAGTTCCCGTTTGGTGGCTCTGAGGCTGGCACTAAGAATCATCCCTATTAGCTCCTGTCTGGTATGTTCTAGTCCACTCTGGGTCCGAGTGAGCACTGCCAGTTCAAAGCTGACAACCTTGGTTCACTTATGCTTCCCTTGAGCTTGAAGCAGAAAGGCACGGAGGAGCAACAGGCACCAACAATGGTCTGGGAGGTACGATTTACTGACATGACAGGTTATACCCTGGGCCAGCCCCTTTCCTTGCGTCTTGTCCCAGTTTGTGTAAGATCACATGCGGGAGTTCCTTTCCTCATCTTCGTTCTCTAGTAGGTACGCTGGACGGTAGATGGGGTGCCCTCCTGGGCTCAGGCACTTCAGGGCTGGGTTCTGCACTGTGTTCTCCCGACTCCCCAGTGATGTGTACCTGGAGTGTTGAAACAGGAGCATGTGGATGATAAGGTGGGTTCTCCTTATCCAAGCATCCTCCCAGCACCCCACCCAACAACCTTACCCTCGGTCATACAGGACACAGTATGGGACAAACAGCTGGCGCAGAAAATCCCAGATGTCTCTGTAGGTCCAGTCCTATAAATGACAGACAAGTCACTACAGTCCTCACCATGCCCACCACTGCCGTCCCGGGTGCTATCCAGATCTCTGCTGTACTTGCTCTGTGCAGGCTAagtagagagatggagaaagcccTTACTCCTGCCAGTTTCCACTCCCCAGCCACTTTGCCCCTGAGGTGGAAGCttcaggagatggggaaggactgTGTGTTTAAGTCTGGAGCTTTCTGCCATGGTGGAAGTGTCTAGTCCTATTGTGGGCATTTGAAATGTGGCCCGTATgacatttgggctggagagatggctcaggagttaagggctctgactgttcttccagaggacccaggttcaatttggCTCACAACGGTCTGTGGCTCtagctccagggactctgacatcctcttctagaCCCCAGCACCTGGAGTGGACACAGCActcagacattcatgcaggcaaagcacccatacacagaaaatattaagtgggttttctctccttctggtAGGGTCTGACTATGTAGCTCATACAGTTCCCAAgatggccatcctcctgccttattttcccacatgctgggagtagaggtgtgcaccactaggCATGTCTTATAGATCTTGGCTAGCCTTGCTCCAATATACTGCTGGgaatgcccttgaacttctgttcctcaCCTACTCCCAATTCCCCAGTGACCTAACCTAGGGGGTAAGATAGAAGGCAATGGGTGATGGGCGGGCTTGGGCAGATGTGCACCCCAGAGTACACTCCACCCGATGAGCTCCACCCTGGTTTTGTGTGGTGCGGTGACTGAATGCAGagctaggcaggtactctaccaaATGAGCCCACCCAGCCCtaagaacttttaaattttatctaagttaaaaaaaaatgacattacgAATCACATGCCATAAATTTCaccttttgaaaataaatagcccaaagcttttatttcctttcttttttttttttttttccggtttttcaagacagggtctctctgtagctttggagcctgtcctggaactagctcttgtagactaggccggcctctgcctcctgagtgctgggattaaaggcgtgtgccaccactgcccagctggcttttgtttttttagacagggttttacccaggctggcctgaagtcACATAaccctctccctcaccctctcagTGGTCTTaatcattcatatttttttcctttctatttttgaaatagggtctcatatGCTCAGACTGTTCTCAAAATCACAACGTAGCTAAGACTTACCTTGAACcttaaaaaattgtattatttgtggtgtgtacacacgtgtgcaggGAGTGTGTGAGGTCAAAGGTCAAGCTATGGGAGTCTGTGTTCTCTTCTACCAcctgggtcctggagatcaaagTGAGGTTATCACATTTGGCAGCCAGTGTCTttattggctgagccatcttgccaactctggccttgaacttctaattctcctgaaggctgggaatcataagcatgagccaccaccataTATGATTTTCAAGTGTGCTGGGCAAGCACTATAGCAAATGATCCATATCCTCAGCCCCATAATCTATATTTCATTTCAATTCCAGTTCAAGTACGAGCACATGACTTCTATCATATTGGCTAGCACAGGCCCAGGGCACTGCTTTGACAACAGTGAAAAGCACAATGCAAGTTACTGAATTAATGCTCAATATTGGTCAAAaggatgaatgaacaaataacaCGGCctcccttgggagacagaaaccTGGTCTCTAGCCTCTTCCCAGCAGGCAAGGGAAAGGTACAGGACCCCAAGGCAGAAAATCCTGTCGCATTACCAGCAGCGGGTTGATGCGCATGAAGGAAGGCCAGCCAGGGTCGGTGGGACTGAAATGGCTGAGGCTACAGGAGTAGGGGTCAGTCCGTCGGGTGCCCATCAGGACAGCCTCCAGCTGGGGGTGTTTTTCCTGAAGCTCAGCCAGGGCTTGCTTCATGTTACCCTCAGCTTCAAACACCTGAAGGTTATACCTtagggaggaagagaacagagatgAGGATCAGGGTAGGTTCTGCCAAGGCCCCAATGGAGTCCAAAACTTCAGGTCCTAATACCTCTTGATGGTGTCTTGTAGAAACTGTTCCAACTCAGGGAAAGTCGAGATGCTACGGATGTACAGGATCTGGAGAGGCTTTGGAACATCAGGGAATCTCCTGGGGAGAGTAAGGGTCCACAGAGTCGCTAGGGAGGGCAGAAAAGCTGCTCTCCAGAGAGCTCTCAGGATTCTCTTTGGCTCCTAGGATCACAAAcacccatgcccccccccccttttaagtttttttgagacagggtttctctgtgtagccctggctgtcctggaactcactctgtagacaaggctggccttgaactcaagagagatctgccggcctctgcctcctgagcactgggattataggcgtgagtCACTGCCACCCGGCACTCCTTATCTTTCCAGCAAACCtagacccacttcctccagaagTCCACTCTGATCTCGTAtccttttgttttgagaagggtcttgctgtgtagcccaggctatgcTGTAATTTGTTATGTAgcagctggccttcaacttgcaaTCCTGGCTAAGCATCCTGAGGCTGGGGTGATAGGAATGTGCCACAGTGCCTATCTGTCTCATTCTGTTCTCAAACTAAGCATCATTTCTGTTATTCTAcgataaaaacaacaataaaaaacatctGGGTCTCACTGATTGGCCGGGAACTCactatagaccaggttagcctcaaatcaTACCAATGCATctccactgcctctgtctctgttgtGATTAAACCACacccagctgattttttttttttttaaataggactTAAAAAAAACTCAGGGTTAACCCTAGAGACCCTAGATAACAAacaggaccttaagagagacatacatggatctacataggaagaagaaaaagacaagatctcctgagtaaattgggagcgtggggttcatgggagaaagtagaaggagggagaagggaggggagtaaaATGTACagcccaataaaacaaaaaaactcatgGGCTTAAGGGTTAGtccagcaattaaaagcacttgttgctcttgtgaaggacccaagttccattcccagaacccacagagtgaCCCACaacccacctgtaactccatgcCCTGATGAGCCAATGCTCTTGTGACCAAGACTTGTATGAGGTGCATACACAAACACTCCCTAAGCTAGCCCCCATTCCTGAGCTCCGATGAGACATCGTGACATCCCCTCCCCTGCCTGCTAGGACTGCTACCATGCTAGGCCATTTCTGATAAATCTCACCTACACTGTGACTTCCTTGTGGTAGGGGGATGGGCACTGCTCGACCACTCAGCTGCCTTTCCTTGCAAGCCCCACCTCTacaccctttctcccttcccaagGGAGAGTTGCAGAGGTTTGGTGTAGGCATTTTCTGGGGCCCTGGCTGCCGGGGTGGGCTTACTTCTGCACAGCTGCatggaagaggtggaggagggcaGTGCAGTCCTTGCCTCCGTTGAAGCCCACACAGAGCTTGGAGAGGTCGTACTGATCGAGGGCAGTCTCAATGGTTTGTAGGGCGCTAGCTGCCTTTCTCCCCAGACACGATCCTGCCATGGAGACAGGGAAGAGAACGTCAACTAGGTAAACATGGCTGTAAAAGAAGTCATGTTACCCTTGTTAAaaagttttactatttttctgGTGCCTGGGATCAAAGCCAAACTCTTCACGCTGCCCTGCACTGTTTGCTTCTctgccagctgctcagccccaccTCACACGACCTTGGTTTCAGCGTTTCCTCTGGGGCAAGACTGAGGGGTGGGAGTGTGGGCTGCTGGGGTTTGCTTCCACCTTCTGCAGCTCCATTTGCTTCCTCCCAGTCTCCTTTCACATTGTTCCTGCCCTCCTCCAGATCCAACCACACCCTCATCTCTCGGGTTTGGTCATTTGTTTAGAGAACGTTTCTCTGACCCCAAATCAAAGCTGCTATCTCTGGGGTGGAGTCTGCTGCAGACTCACATTCCATTTGTTGAACTCCTCAAGGAAGAGCACACCTGTTCTGACACCCAGCACAGTGCTGGGGAAGGGGCTGGATCAACGGCgcctctcctcttttccctggATCTATGGGGAACCCTCTGAAGCATTTCTAGATCTGGAGGAGAACCCAGACTCTGGGCCATGAAGCCTTCCCCAAAGAGACTCCTACCTGACTGAGCGAGTTTGTATACG
The genomic region above belongs to Arvicola amphibius chromosome 14, mArvAmp1.2, whole genome shotgun sequence and contains:
- the LOC119801032 gene encoding lens epithelial cell protein LEP503, whose product is MKPPMQPLTQALPSSLGNVLRGTGFQVPVIKMGTGWEGLQRTLKEVAYVLLCCWCIKELLD